From the genome of Bacteroidota bacterium:
TAACAACGATTAAATCCGTTTCTAACTCGTTCATTGCCCTCACATATTCATCCATATCTTCCTTATTCATAAAAATACTCGAATGAATGTCGCTCATCATACCGATCGTAAAACCTTTAAATTCTTCCGGCAAATTTGAGATCGTGATTGTCTTATGAATAATTTCATATTCTCCACTGGAAACTGCACCGGCTGTTGCTCCGACAAATGAATATGCCGAAAGTCCGATAACACCTTTTTGTAAAAACGATCGACGTGAAACATCAAATTGTTTGAATCGAGTTGATTCTTTCATGCGATTAACCTTAAATTTAACGGTTGGATGGACTGTGACTATTTTCATTGATACTTTGAAGGGTAACATTATTAATGCTGCCGATCCCAATACCATAAAAATAAAAAGAGTTGATAAATGCCAGATGAAAAATGGAGTAAGCAAGGTTAACACTATAGGGGAGAATTGAGAAAGATTCCATATATAAAAATACAAAAAGAGAAGTGGGATATTAAACACCAGAAATACTGCAATCAATAGTTTCTGTGACCATGTTGGAAAAATATTTTGATTACTGATATACTTCCGAAGGCGAACAAAAAGATATGTTTGGCCTGAGAAAAGAAATAATATTGTATATAGTTTAAACATTAAAAATACTTTATCTTGATTTTTCTACTCTTTTTGGTTAATTTTGTTACAATAAATTCTTAAAACATACTTACTATTAATTAGGAACACAATGTACACCACTTTAGTTCTCATTGAAATCATTATTGCAGTCCTTATGATCATCGTTATCCTTATGCAAAACAGCAAAGGGGGCGGACTTGCCGCAGGTATGGGAGGCGGAAATATCGGAAGTGTATTCGGCGTTCGTCGTGCATCAGATTTTCTCTCCAAATCCACAACCTATCTAGCAACAACATTTATCGTTCTTGCACTTTTGGTCAACTTGTTCTTTTTACCGGGTAAAGGAAAAACTCAGGAAAGCGTTATTCAAAGCGGACAGTCAACAACTGTTCCGGCACCGCAGATTCCGACACAAACTCAACCGCAACAAGCAAATCCCTGATATGTTGAAATCGTAAAAGTTTTTGAAGCCCATAGACAGTACTATGGGCTTTTTCTTTATGGGGGAGTATGATACTGAGAATTTTGTCTGTAATTGTTGTTGGAACATTATTTACGGCTGCACAACAAAAACCTGAATGGACAAATACACAAAAAAATTCCATCGGTTCCGGATTCTACTACGGAATAGGAGTATCTCAACAATCATCCGACGAAGCAGATACGCGTGCATTTATTGAATTTGCACGCAATGTCGAAGTAAAAGTGAAAAGTCTTTTTCAAAGCGAAGTATCCGAAGAAGGAAAAGAATTTTCCGATAGAACGAAACTGTCCACTGAAATGATCTCCGATGTCAGTCTCAAAGGGATTTCCATCACTGAACGATACCATGACTCGTCATCAACAACACATTTTAGTTTGATCCAGTACCGAATATCTCAATACGATTCGTTAATTCAGTTTCAGATTGAACGGGAAATTGTATTGATGAAGGTGCGTAACAAGATGGAAGAAGAGAAACGACAGGAGGAACTGAGAACACAAAAAGCGAAAAATCAATTTGAAGAAGAACGTCATAAGGAGGATTTGCGAACGAAGCAAGAACAATTAAGTATAGAAAAAAAGCGTCAGCAGCAGAAAGATCAAGAAGCGGAGTTACACAAAAAGATGTTCGGTGAATTCTTGAAAAGTGCTCCTCCTGAAAAAGTCATTTCATTCCGTAACGGAGAGATTTCAAATAAAGAAAGTTCGATTATGGTAAAAGGGGGACTTTCTCCGTTTCAATTAAGCGGAGTAATGTATGCAGTCCGGGCAGCAATGTTTGAATTCTCCGCGAATGCTATTTTCCGACAAAAGAAACTTGCACAACAAGAAGCATTTGCCAAAATCCAGGTTCTGCCAAGAGTGGGGGAGTTTTCAAAAACATCTCTTGCGCTTGGTGCAGTTCAAGCCGTTGCACTCATCGCAGACAGCGGATATAAATTTAAGCGATCTAAATATTCTTTTTTTATCGCAGGAAACATCACTATCCCCGAGTATTCCTATTCAACAATCTCGTTCTATGGTGACAAAAGAAAAATATCTGCCGGTGTGACAACATTTCCATTGTATGAGCAATTTAAAAACCATTTGGGATTTGTAGTAGAAATGAATACTATTTTTGACAAAGAGTTTAGAAATTCAAAAGGGAATGCTTTTGTTGTGAACGCTGGTATTCGGTTACAAGGATCGGATACATTTTCAACTCAACTTGTCTATGAAGATTATGAACAATTGAATTTGATATTTGAATTTCAATTTTGAAAAGAGCTGACTCTTTTTTATATTTATAGAACGCTTTGCACCTATGGCTCAATTGGTAGAGCAACTGACTCTTAATCAGTGGGTTCCAGGTTCGAGTCCTGGTAGGTGCACTACAAAAGTCCGATGTTCAATCGGACTTTTTTTTTAGCAGAATCTCCCCCAAATAAAAAAAAGACTCCTTCAAGTCTTTATTTTTGATTAAATTTCTTTATATAGTAGAACGTACTTTCGCAAATAACCGTTTTAATATTGTATGAAAAAATACTCGTATTTTGTAATTCTTCAACAGAACTCATCGGTGATTAAATCGGGAGAAAACCCTTTTGATCAATATAAAAATTTTGTACCCACAAGCCTGCAAACAAGGGCGACCGAATTTCAACGCAAGAAAGCTGAATCCATTCAAAAGAATGGGACAATTCTTCGAGGAGGACTATCGCATTTTCTTTCCACACCGTTAAAATCTGACACTGATGAGATTATTCGCTTAATTCAGGACAGTATAGAGAATACTGTCCAGCAACTTGATGCAGCACCAATACTTTCGACTGTTGAACATACTCTGTGGAAAGTGTTAGAACCGCAGGAAGTTCCTTTGCAACGTCAACTCGTCGGTGTGGTGAAACGTCTTTTAAAAAATGGCCGGACAATGCTTGCGGATGCTGGGTGTTCGTTTGGAAAGAATTCTGGTGAAGTCGCCCTCTCGTTATTTTTATTTGACGGATTTTCAACTGTACAATCCTTAAAATCGACACTTGATGATTTTTCTTCACAACAACTCCTTTCCATTGTAAATGGATCGATCAATGCAAATATGATTTCCATTGATCAAGAAAAGTCACCGGAAAAAAATCTTATTGTGATTGATATTGCTTATCAGGACGATTCACTTGTAGCGCTTCTAAACCAACGGCTGCCTATTTTGCTGGATCAATTTGGGATCAATCATTTTTCATTGACAAAACAATTGCTGCATAGCTCTGTCGGAGCAACCTATCAAATCAGATTTGGACTCAATGTCAATAAACATCCGCTGGGTTCCGTAATCCTTTCGCTTGTCGGTGATCATGATGAATTAGAAAATGCTATTACGAATCATGGGTCGTTGATCGTTCTTGAACAAATACCGTGAAGAAGCGACACAATAAAGAATCTGAAGAGGAAAAACGGGATCGCGTATCTGTTATTGCCAAAATTCTTTTCGCAGAATATCCAAACAATCAAGTCGCTTTACAGTACGCAAATCCTTTCCAATTATTGGTTGCCGTCATTCTTTCCGCGCAATGCACGGATGCCAGAGTAAATATTGTCACACCGCAATTGTTTACCCGCTTTTCTACTCCCAAAGAATTCGCAACCGCAGACATCAAAGAATTGGAATCATTAATCCATTCCACAGGATTTTACCACAATAAGGCAAAAAATATTATTGGTTGTGCGAAAGCATTATTGGAAGACCACAATGGAATTGTTCCGGAGACGATGGAAGAACTGTTTCAGCTTCCAGGAGTAGGGAGGAAGACCGCCAATGTTGTTCTTGGTGAAGCATTTGGAAAAATTGAAGGGCTCGTTGTAGATACACATGTCATTCGGCTTTCAAACAGACTGGGACTCACAAAGGAACAGGATGCCGTTAAGATAGAAAAAGATTTAATGCCGCTCGTTCAAAAGAAAAAATGGTTCCATTTTTCTCATTCCTTAATCCTGCATGGAAGAAAAATTTGTTCTGCTCGAAAACCATTATGCGTTCAATGTCCTTTTTCTCAATTCTGTCCTTCATCTTCACTAAAATAGTACTCTCCTATTATTTTTAATAATTCCTTCAAAGATTCAATGTGTTAAAATATATTTTACAATCGTACAATCTAATCTGCATTATAGGTTCTTGTTCTTTCGCAAAATAAAAACGGAGAAAGTTATCTTCTTTGTAGTAAAAATAATTCAATTTCACAATTTCAATCTTTGCTTTGCTATGATTTATTTATACTTTACAAAAAGTACGTTCAACAGTTTTTGACCTGTCCCTCCAAAAAGGAGCGTGCTCTCCGAAAATATTTTCAATCAACTGACGTTATATTATCTATTCTATTATGATGACACCATTCGTCATAGCATTCGCATGTAGTGAAGTTTTTTTCTTGAGATAGAAATTCAATGCTGCTATGCGGTAACATCAATAGAAAAAGTGCTGGGCAGTGATATGGAAAGCGAGTTTAAA
Proteins encoded in this window:
- the secG gene encoding preprotein translocase subunit SecG, whose product is MYTTLVLIEIIIAVLMIIVILMQNSKGGGLAAGMGGGNIGSVFGVRRASDFLSKSTTYLATTFIVLALLVNLFFLPGKGKTQESVIQSGQSTTVPAPQIPTQTQPQQANP
- the nth gene encoding endonuclease III, with product MKKRHNKESEEEKRDRVSVIAKILFAEYPNNQVALQYANPFQLLVAVILSAQCTDARVNIVTPQLFTRFSTPKEFATADIKELESLIHSTGFYHNKAKNIIGCAKALLEDHNGIVPETMEELFQLPGVGRKTANVVLGEAFGKIEGLVVDTHVIRLSNRLGLTKEQDAVKIEKDLMPLVQKKKWFHFSHSLILHGRKICSARKPLCVQCPFSQFCPSSSLK